A region of Haloplanus sp. XH21 DNA encodes the following proteins:
- the nuoL gene encoding NADH-quinone oxidoreductase subunit L: MAGAFDYAPVIVLLPFLSFLVSLAGGEYLPKGGAFGGIAATAGSLVLSAWVFLTVSAGNAYNETLYTWVAGVGEETTRLTFGLLLDPLAAMMLLIVSLVALLVHVFSLGYMNDEGETGLPRYYAGLGLFTASMLGFVVADNLLMAFMFFELVGLCSYLLIGFWFRQDGPPSAAKKAFLVTRFGDYFFLVGVVAVFATFGTAKFAGEGSFPVLAEEALSGAAEVTTFGFAPETWFTIVGLLILGGVIGKSAQFPLHTWLPDAMEGPTPVSALIHAATMVAAGVYLVARMYGFYALSPTALGIIALVGGFTALFAATMGVVKREIKQVLAYSTISQYGYMMLGLGAGGYVAATFHLLTHAFFKALLFLGAGAVIIAMHHDEDMWNMGGLKDRMPVTYYTFLSGSLALAGIVPFAGFWSKDEVLYEALIHGLGGSPLLLAGYAMGLVAVFFTGFYTFRMVFLTFHGEPRTETARDPHGVGWNVKAPLVVLGILAATIGFVNMVPLHDLVGFPPEYLHDWLAHGELSALTSEHYGELLHDYAHYTSADVASYVAGAVSLALALAGVLTAHVLYNVSDPEEHTAKLGAVKTLWYNNYYQDEYQVWLAESVVLPLARLADKFDQGVIDGVVNGVSSVSLFLGSRVRRIQTGVVTNYAVLLTLGLTALLVVFGVLGGWFA, translated from the coding sequence ATGGCCGGTGCATTCGACTACGCGCCCGTCATCGTCCTGCTGCCCTTCCTCTCCTTCCTCGTGTCGCTCGCGGGCGGGGAGTATCTCCCCAAGGGCGGTGCCTTCGGCGGCATCGCCGCCACCGCGGGGTCGCTGGTGCTGTCGGCGTGGGTCTTCCTGACCGTCAGCGCCGGCAACGCCTACAACGAGACGCTGTACACGTGGGTCGCGGGCGTCGGCGAGGAGACGACTCGTCTCACCTTCGGCCTCCTGCTCGACCCGCTGGCCGCGATGATGCTGCTCATCGTCTCGCTGGTCGCGCTGCTGGTCCACGTCTTCAGCCTCGGCTACATGAACGACGAGGGCGAAACCGGTCTGCCGCGCTACTACGCCGGCCTCGGCCTCTTCACCGCCTCCATGCTCGGGTTCGTCGTCGCCGACAACCTGCTCATGGCGTTCATGTTCTTCGAACTCGTCGGCCTCTGTTCCTATCTCCTCATCGGCTTCTGGTTCCGCCAGGACGGCCCGCCGAGCGCCGCGAAGAAGGCGTTCCTGGTCACCCGCTTCGGTGACTACTTCTTCCTCGTCGGCGTCGTCGCCGTCTTCGCCACCTTCGGCACCGCGAAGTTCGCGGGCGAGGGATCCTTCCCCGTGCTCGCCGAGGAGGCGCTGTCGGGCGCCGCCGAGGTGACCACCTTCGGCTTCGCGCCGGAAACGTGGTTCACCATCGTCGGCCTCCTGATCCTGGGCGGCGTCATCGGGAAGTCCGCGCAGTTCCCGCTGCACACCTGGCTGCCCGACGCGATGGAGGGTCCGACGCCCGTCTCCGCGCTCATCCACGCCGCGACGATGGTGGCGGCCGGCGTCTACCTCGTCGCCCGGATGTACGGCTTCTACGCGCTCTCGCCGACGGCGCTCGGCATCATCGCGCTGGTGGGCGGCTTCACCGCTCTCTTCGCCGCGACGATGGGCGTCGTGAAACGCGAGATCAAGCAGGTGCTCGCCTACTCCACCATCTCGCAGTACGGCTACATGATGCTCGGCTTGGGCGCCGGCGGCTACGTCGCCGCGACCTTCCACCTGCTGACCCACGCCTTCTTCAAGGCGCTGCTCTTCCTCGGCGCGGGTGCGGTCATCATCGCCATGCACCACGACGAGGACATGTGGAACATGGGCGGGCTGAAAGACCGGATGCCCGTCACCTACTACACGTTCCTCTCGGGGTCGCTCGCGCTCGCGGGCATCGTCCCCTTCGCGGGCTTCTGGTCGAAAGACGAGGTGCTCTACGAGGCGCTCATCCACGGTCTCGGCGGGTCGCCGCTCCTGCTCGCGGGCTACGCGATGGGACTCGTGGCCGTCTTCTTCACCGGCTTCTACACCTTCCGGATGGTGTTCCTGACGTTCCACGGCGAGCCACGGACCGAGACGGCTCGTGACCCACACGGCGTGGGCTGGAACGTCAAGGCGCCGCTGGTGGTGCTCGGCATCCTCGCGGCGACCATCGGCTTCGTCAACATGGTGCCGCTCCACGACCTGGTCGGCTTCCCGCCCGAGTATCTGCACGACTGGCTCGCCCACGGCGAGCTCTCGGCGCTCACGAGCGAGCATTACGGCGAACTGCTCCACGACTACGCGCATTACACGAGCGCCGACGTGGCGTCCTACGTCGCTGGCGCGGTGTCGCTCGCGCTCGCGCTCGCGGGCGTGCTCACGGCACACGTCCTCTACAACGTCTCCGACCCCGAGGAGCACACGGCGAAACTCGGGGCGGTCAAGACGCTGTGGTACAACAACTACTACCAGGACGAGTATCAGGTCTGGCTCGCGGAGTCGGTCGTCCTGCCCCTGGCGCGACTGGCCGATAAGTTCGACCAGGGCGTCATCGACGGCGTCGTCAACGGCGTCTCCAGCGTCAGCCTGTTCCTGGGGAGTCGCGTCCGGCGCATCCAGACCGGCGTCGTGACCAACTACGCGGTGCTCTTGACGCTCGGACTGACGGCGTTGCTCGTCGTCTTCGGCGTCCTCGGAGGGTGGTTCGCATGA